From the Hordeum vulgare subsp. vulgare chromosome 1H, MorexV3_pseudomolecules_assembly, whole genome shotgun sequence genome, the window TTGGTGCCCACCGAGTCCGGACCGGCGTCCTGGTCGTTCGAAGTCGATCAGGACTGATGcacgcattagtcccggttcgtaagtcgaTCAGGACTGTTGCTCTGATCTGACAAAGAACAAATCTATGTTTACTACTAGTGTGTACACATCATCCgccgtgcctctcgtgaaagcTAACTTATACCTttcaggaaagaaaaaaaaatagaaaacacattttttttcgtTTCTGAGAAGCATGATCGTGCCTCTCGTACAAACAAATCCACGAAACAAAACCGTACATCTCATAAAAAggaagtttttttcttttctgaatgGCAGGCCGAGGCTCTCACAAGAGCAAATCCGCGCCTCTCAGGAAAGCAAAATTACACCTCTTGTAAAaaaaaaaacacgaaaaaaacgttATTTCCGTTTCAGGGAGTGATCGAGTGATAGTTGGGGGTCTTCCTAACAAACACTGGTCAACTAGTTGCTCCTGCTTGCTCCAGGCTAATGCACAGCCGAGGGACAAGTTATTTTCCTTTGCTTAGTATATGGCGATGGCCCAAATTAACCTGGTTCGTTCGGCTTCCGAGCGACGGACGACTTCAGAACGAAACTGGTGACGGACAAGAATACTAGTTCGAGTCGAACTCATCATCATCTGGATATCAAAGTACGTACGTGCGTTCATCCATCCATAAATACAAGAGAAAGGAGCACACACCTAGCTACGAAAACCATCTGAGTCCACGGTTTTTTCGCCCTAGCTACATCTTCTCGTAGTTAGACCGCCTATCATCGTCACCGTCCTCATGGAGAGCGAATCCCCGTCGTCCTCGTCAGCGGATCCTCACCCGTCGGCGCAACCctatgccgtcgtcgacatggctatCAAGTGTTTGAACCAAGGCGCATGCCGAGACAAGATCGAGGCGTTGGCTGCCGCGTGCGTGGGGCAAGAACCACCACCGGACGCCGACGCCGACGAGGCCCGCGCCAGCGCGCGGGAGGCGCTGGTGAAGTGCATAATGGACGTCGTGGCAGCCGCTGCCCGTGAAACGGCGGAGCAGGAGGGAAAGTCGAGCTGATTGTGATCGACGCCGGTTCTCTCATTACTCATTAGCTAATTGGCGCTATATACAACCTAGTTTCTTCATGGATGTTTTGGATAGCTTAATGATGTGGAGTTTTTATGATGTAGAGTCGTAACTTATTTTAGATCCGTGCTATTTGGTTTTGAGAGGGTTGTCTTGTGTACGCACATCATGTGCGCAGCTTTGTAATGCTTTCATCATTAGTTAATTCAGCCCTATATATACAATAATGCTACACCCACGTAGAGCTACGTGAGTTTATGTGCTGATTAGGATCGACGCTGACCTGGCCGCGCATACCGTCTGGAGCGAGAAACAGAAATAATTGCGGGCATAAAAATTATTTGTGGTGAAAAAACAAACGCGACCCCCAGGCGATAGATGTCAAGCACAGATCGGCCCGACGGCCGCGCGACGCGGCGAGTAACCTGCCGCTAATTACGCAAGGGGAAAACAGAAAGGCACAGACAGATCCGTTTTTCCAGATTTTAAGATCGCCGCCTTCAACTTTTGATCATCGGTACTGCTAAACGAAATTTCCACGCGTTGCCGATCACAGTGCTTGCATCGTTGGTGGCCTGCGTGGTGTGCCTGGCCTAGCTGACGACGGGGAGGATACAAGGTTcagtctgctgctactgctgttgttcGCTGTATTCTGTATTCTGCGTTTAAGTCAGGAGTATTGTTCATGGTTAAATATATGTGTTGTTATTGTTTGACCATTGGTGTTAGATAGACACTACTAGTAATGCTAAGGTCGTGGTGGTAATCTAGTACCCTTGCTGATTTTCATAGCTGCTCATGTGTACGTATCCTGAATTCCTGATGCTTGTTGAGCTGGTGATGGGTGCTTCTACTTCTCGAATCCAATCTTTAATGGAGATTCCTCCCAGGATTGATGACGAGATCTGCTAATTTTGTGATTAGTTTGACCATTCGTGTATGCAGATGCTGGTAATGCTACGGTCGTGGTGGTAATCTAGTATTCCGGTTGCACGCTGGTGGGCAGTTCGTGCAGGAGTTAAAAATCCCTGCGAGGTCGCTTGATCCGAATACGATACACTGCTTTCGTCAAATATGTGTACTGTTATCGATTTAATCGTCTTGTTATGTTCAGCATGAAGGTCACAAGTTCATGGTTAACATGCCAACATTTAGGTCACTCTGTTACAAATTTAGTTTTGATTTCGTAGAAGAGTGACTTTTTTTCATGATCATAGCAATGGATGATGGAATAGTTGGTGTTCAAGAATCAAGTGACATGTATATTTCAAGTGATGACGACGGCATTAAGCAACAAAATCAAAGCAACATGGAAATTGAACATGACCATATTGAAGATCAACCAGATTCGTTACTTGGAGACCCTGAATTGGGGATGACCTTCGATACTGAGAATGAGGTGCGAGAGTACTATATCAAATATGCTAAAGCAAAAGGCTTTGGTGTGACGAGAAGAATCTCACATAGTGATGATAATGGACAAGTAAAGTACCTTACACTTTGTTGCTCTCGGTATGGTAAGACTCAATCGAACTCAAGAAATATGTTGAAGCCAAACccaacagccgggataggatgtgaAGCTAAAATTTATGTTACACGTGGTCCTGATGGGAAGCTTCATCTTTCAAAGGCGATTTTGGATCACAATCATGCATTGAGTCCACATAAATCTCGGTTATTTAGATGCAATAAGAAGTTAAATTTCCATGTCAAGCGCAGGCTTGAGCTGAATGACCGCGCCGGAATAAGAGTAAACAAGAATTTCAATTCTTTTGTTGTGGCAGCAGATGGTCATGAGAACCTAACTTTTGATGAGAAAACTTGTCGCAATTTTCTAGAGATAACAAGAAGGTTAAAACTTGGTAGTGGTGATGCTGAAGCGGTTCGTGACTATTTTATCAAAATGCAATCCGACAATCCAAACTTTTTTAGTGTCATGGATGTTGATGATGAATCCCGACTTCGGAATGCTTTTTGGGCTGATGCAAGAAGCAGAGCAGTGTATGAATCTTTTCATGATGTCATTACTTTTGACACAACATACTTGGTGAACAAATATGATATGCCTTTTGCTTGTTTTGTCGGAGTGAATCATCATGGCCAATCAGTGTTGCTAGGGTGTGCTTTATTATCAAATGAAGATACTCCAACATTTGTCTGGTTATTTGAAGCATGGCTTACTTGTATGTCAAATCGCCATCCAAAAGCTATTATaactgatcaagcaaaagcaattCAGAATGGTGTGGAAGAAGTTTTCCCTGAATCTCAATATAGATGGTGCTTGTGGCACATAATGAAAAAGATACCCGAGAAGTTAGGTGGATATGATGAATATGATCACATCAAGGTTGTTGTTGGCAGGGCGGTTTACAATTCATTAACAATTACAGAGTTTGAAGTTGCTTGGATGCATATGGTTGAGAAGTATAGTCTTGATGATAATGAATGGCTTAAAGGGCTTTATGAGCATCGGAAccgttgggttccagcttttgtgAAAGATGCCTTCTGGGCAggtatgtctactacacaacgtaGTGAGAGTATGAATGCCTTCTTTGATGGATATGTTAACGCAAAAACTACATTGAAGCATTTTGTTAGCCAATATGAGAATGGTCTCCGTGATAAAGTTGAGAAGGAGAATATTGCTGATTTTAATTCCATCAATTCAACCATACCTTGCATCACACGCTTTGCCATCGAGAAGCAATTTCAATCAGCCTATACAAAtgcaaagttcaaagaatttcaagaAGAGCTAACAGACATTATGTATTGTGATCGGAAGTTCATAGAAAAGGAAGGGGCAATAGAAACATATGAAATAACTGAGGATGTGTTAATTGATGAGGAAAAAGGATGGAGAAAAGATATTGTGTACCATGTTTATTTCAACGAGGAAGAGTTCGAAGTTAAGTGTTCATGTCGTCGCTTCGAGTTCAGGGGTATACtctgtaggcatgtattatgtgTGCTCACTCACATGAAAATCAAGGAGGTTCCTCCACAATACATTGTTGATCGGTGGAAAAAGAATGTGAAAAGAAAGCATAATTTTATCAGATGCACATATGGTGGCATGGAAGACACGCCTGTTGCAAAACGTTTTGATAGATTGTGCAATTCTTTCTACCCAGTTGCTGAGCTAGGCAGCATGTCAGATAATTCATGCAATTCTTTGATTGAAAAACTTCACACCCTCAAAGTTGAGTACTCTAGCAGCTCAAATTCTGAAAATGATAAGGAACAGGTTGGTACACAGGAAGATGCACCTTCTAGTGCGAAGGCAACAAGTAAAACTATACTAAGTCCAATAGCTGTTAGATGTGCTGGACGTCCTCCTTCATTGAGGAAAGAATCAAAGGTTGATAAGCTTATTCGTCAAGcaaacgaaaagaagaagaaagctgAACAAAGAGACAAGAAAAAAgctgaacaagagaagaagaaagctgaacaaaagaaaatgaaaaaagaagaacaggagaagaagaaagctGAACAAAAGGTATTGTAGCCTATATTACGTGTGATCACAAACTACTTTTTTCTTCTTGTAAAAACTCACTAATGTTGCACTTATTTCAGGCTCACTCCATGAATTTAAACAAGAAAAGGTccaataataaaaggaaacaatcAGACGCTAATATTCTAGAACAAGATCTTATGGAACATGCGGTATTTGATTCTTGTTCTCCGTTCTACAATAATACTATTTTTTATAGCTAATAGATCTGCAATCTGAAACAGAGTCAGGAA encodes:
- the LOC123395416 gene encoding protein FAR1-RELATED SEQUENCE 4-like, translating into MTFDTENEVREYYIKYAKAKGFGVTRRISHSDDNGQVKYLTLCCSRYGKTQSNSRNMLKPNPTAGIGCEAKIYVTRGPDGKLHLSKAILDHNHALSPHKSRLFRCNKKLNFHVKRRLELNDRAGIRVNKNFNSFVVAADGHENLTFDEKTCRNFLEITRRLKLGSGDAEAVRDYFIKMQSDNPNFFSVMDVDDESRLRNAFWADARSRAVYESFHDVITFDTTYLVNKYDMPFACFVGVNHHGQSVLLGCALLSNEDTPTFVWLFNEEEFEVKCSCRRFEFRGILCRHVLCVLTHMKIKEVPPQYIVDRWKKNVKRKHNFIRCTYGGMEDTPVAKRFDRLCNSFYPVAELGSMSDNSCNSLIEKLHTLKVEYSSSSNSENDKEQAHSMNLNKKRSNNKRKQSDANILEQDLMEHAGSFDFGIATGNINPTPAAAIPYEGSSSMVMPPILGEYTSMMFQVQQASTVLSSPAELRFNGIGGLNNTTDQI